From Cellulomonas chengniuliangii, the proteins below share one genomic window:
- a CDS encoding ArsR/SmtB family transcription factor, with the protein MGRDFSVIGRALAAPARSTFVDLLMDGSRRPAGELASAAGVSAATASEHLSVLVEAGLVRCEPRGRQRFYALADDSVAAALEQLGHLCPPASTTSYRRSRDARDLARARLCYDHIAGRVGVALLESMQRSAWLTPGDARLTAGGRAALTGLGVPIEDLESRARPIVRTCPDWTERRPHLAGGLGAALATLFTERAWVRRRARGRGLDITREGSEALARIWTVAPDSWA; encoded by the coding sequence GTGGGCAGGGACTTCTCCGTCATCGGCCGGGCCCTCGCCGCGCCTGCGCGATCGACGTTCGTGGACCTCCTGATGGACGGCTCGCGACGGCCTGCGGGGGAGCTCGCCAGCGCGGCCGGGGTGTCCGCCGCCACAGCGAGCGAGCACCTGTCCGTCCTGGTCGAGGCCGGCCTGGTCCGGTGCGAGCCGCGTGGACGTCAACGGTTCTACGCGTTGGCCGACGACTCGGTCGCTGCCGCGCTGGAGCAGCTGGGCCACCTGTGCCCGCCCGCCTCGACGACGTCGTACCGCCGATCGCGGGACGCTCGAGACCTCGCGCGGGCGCGGCTGTGCTACGACCACATCGCCGGCCGCGTGGGCGTCGCGCTGCTGGAGTCGATGCAGCGCTCGGCGTGGCTCACGCCCGGCGACGCCCGCCTCACAGCCGGGGGACGCGCCGCCCTCACCGGGCTCGGCGTCCCAATCGAGGACCTGGAGTCGCGGGCCCGACCGATCGTGCGGACCTGCCCGGACTGGACCGAGCGACGACCCCATCTGGCAGGCGGCCTCGGTGCGGCGCTCGCCACCCTCTTCACCGAGCGCGCGTGGGTGCGGCGCCGGGCCCGAGGGCGCGGTCTCGACATCACCCGGGAGGGGAGCGAGGCTCTCGCGCGCATCTGGACCGTCGCGCCCGACTCGTGGGCCTAG
- a CDS encoding OsmC family protein: protein MTTHLYATHLDWSGSTGDGYRSYRRDHHAAGAQGNAPGVELSAAPEFRGDATRLNPEQLLVMAASSCQLLSFLAVAAQAGVDVITYTDDAEGIMPSGPPPARLTQITLSPVVQVAPGTDHDLVRALMEQAHDQCYIAHSLTADIAISPTVVDA, encoded by the coding sequence ATGACGACACACCTGTACGCGACGCACCTCGACTGGTCGGGCTCGACAGGCGACGGCTACCGGTCCTATCGGCGAGACCACCACGCGGCTGGAGCCCAGGGCAACGCTCCGGGTGTCGAGCTCAGCGCCGCCCCGGAGTTCCGCGGCGACGCGACCAGGCTGAACCCGGAGCAGCTGCTCGTGATGGCGGCCAGCTCGTGCCAGCTTCTGTCGTTCCTGGCGGTCGCGGCCCAGGCGGGCGTCGACGTCATCACCTACACGGACGACGCCGAGGGGATCATGCCCAGCGGCCCCCCGCCCGCTCGACTGACACAGATCACGCTCAGTCCAGTCGTCCAGGTCGCTCCGGGCACCGACCACGACTTGGTCCGCGCGCTCATGGAGCAGGCGCACGACCAGTGTTACATCGCTCACTCGCTCACCGCCGACATCGCGATCTCCCCCACGGTGGTGGACGCATGA
- a CDS encoding ACT domain-containing protein, translating into MSALRDIEVLLEDRPGALAELGEVLGAAGVSLEGGGVFGHSGIAVAHFLVADADRAQAALDAAHIGPVTVSEVVLLRLDQGAPGQLGQVARLMADAGVNLRTQYSDHDNQLVLVPHPADHRRCAAAAARWCRDPGLG; encoded by the coding sequence ATGAGCGCGCTGCGGGACATCGAGGTGCTGCTCGAAGACCGGCCCGGCGCGCTGGCCGAGCTCGGAGAAGTGCTCGGCGCGGCCGGCGTAAGCCTCGAAGGCGGCGGGGTCTTCGGCCACTCCGGCATCGCCGTGGCGCACTTCTTGGTGGCCGACGCCGACCGTGCCCAGGCTGCACTGGACGCCGCCCACATCGGCCCGGTCACCGTGTCAGAGGTGGTGCTGCTCCGCCTCGATCAAGGCGCCCCCGGTCAGCTGGGCCAGGTCGCCCGCCTCATGGCTGACGCGGGCGTCAACCTCCGCACGCAGTACAGCGACCACGACAACCAGCTCGTTCTCGTGCCCCACCCGGCCGACCACCGGCGATGCGCCGCAGCGGCCGCCCGTTGGTGTCGGGATCCGGGCCTGGGCTGA
- a CDS encoding class I SAM-dependent methyltransferase: MSERFYSDARLYDRLFAGGEPATEFYRAEAEKQGGSVLELGCGTGRKLIPIASAGYPCTGLDLSADMLTEAQRKADERALAVEWVRGDMREFDFGRTFDLVFIAANSLLHLHETADLLGCFRSVRAHLAPGARFVFDVFNPNARFLADADGVRRTRDGLSFVDPDRGDVRVDVAETYDAAAQVTRGTWYFSAESEPDFLVAPLELRSVFPQELPLLLSAAGLRLVERFGDWSGGPFTSDAPIQLCVCESD; this comes from the coding sequence ATGAGTGAACGGTTCTACTCCGACGCGAGGCTGTACGACCGGTTGTTCGCGGGTGGGGAGCCGGCCACCGAGTTCTACCGGGCCGAGGCCGAGAAACAGGGCGGGTCGGTCTTGGAACTCGGGTGCGGCACCGGGCGCAAACTGATTCCCATCGCCTCCGCCGGGTATCCGTGCACCGGCCTGGACCTCTCGGCGGACATGCTCACCGAAGCCCAGCGCAAGGCGGACGAGCGCGCGCTCGCCGTGGAGTGGGTGCGCGGCGACATGCGGGAGTTCGACTTCGGCCGCACGTTCGATCTGGTGTTCATCGCAGCCAATTCGCTGCTCCATCTGCACGAGACTGCCGACCTGCTGGGTTGCTTCCGATCGGTGCGAGCGCACCTGGCGCCCGGAGCTCGCTTCGTCTTCGACGTCTTCAACCCGAACGCGCGTTTCCTTGCCGATGCTGACGGCGTTCGACGCACCCGTGACGGGTTGTCCTTCGTGGATCCCGATCGTGGCGACGTGAGGGTTGATGTCGCCGAGACCTACGACGCTGCCGCGCAGGTGACCCGGGGCACGTGGTACTTCTCCGCCGAGTCAGAGCCCGACTTCCTCGTCGCCCCGCTCGAGCTCAGGAGCGTCTTCCCTCAGGAACTCCCCTTGCTGCTGTCCGCCGCAGGGCTTCGGCTCGTCGAGCGGTTCGGCGACTGGTCGGGTGGGCCATTCACCAGCGATGCGCCGATCCAACTCTGCGTCTGCGAGTCGGACTAG
- a CDS encoding ketopantoate reductase family protein, with protein sequence MKILMFGRGVIAVAYGWALERAGHEIEFYVRPGRAAEYGGAIDLDLLDARRRLRGRRVVEKWPVRYRESLEPDHDFDLIVVSVQHYGLAEAVSFLAPRVGKATVLVFNNLWAEPSAAIDALPAGQVAWGFPGAGGGVGDDGVLRAALLPAAFFGTLGGPPTERAQAVRAAFREAGFRIRETTDFRGWLLIHFIQNAGLHTQSLRLGSLSKLAGNPRNIREAILATRELLPLAQARGVDLRRHRGDVLPFTAPVWLAAPVLATLMGHFPPMRRVMEAHANPEELRAVCRDTLAEARRLGVSAPRLEAAEPYFAVGQNSGPV encoded by the coding sequence ATGAAGATTCTGATGTTCGGCCGGGGTGTCATCGCCGTGGCGTACGGGTGGGCGTTGGAGCGCGCCGGGCACGAGATCGAGTTCTACGTGCGTCCCGGTCGAGCAGCCGAATACGGAGGAGCGATCGACCTCGACCTGCTCGACGCGCGGCGCCGGCTGCGAGGACGACGCGTCGTCGAGAAATGGCCGGTTCGCTACCGCGAATCGCTGGAGCCGGACCACGACTTCGACCTGATCGTGGTGAGTGTGCAGCACTACGGCCTCGCCGAGGCTGTGTCCTTCCTGGCTCCGCGCGTCGGCAAGGCGACGGTGCTCGTCTTCAACAACCTGTGGGCCGAGCCGTCGGCGGCAATCGACGCCCTGCCCGCTGGCCAGGTGGCCTGGGGCTTCCCCGGCGCCGGTGGCGGCGTCGGAGACGACGGCGTGCTGAGGGCCGCCCTGCTGCCCGCTGCCTTCTTCGGCACCCTTGGCGGGCCGCCGACGGAGCGGGCGCAAGCCGTGCGCGCGGCGTTCCGCGAGGCCGGGTTCAGGATTCGGGAGACCACCGACTTCCGGGGCTGGTTGTTGATCCACTTCATCCAGAACGCCGGCCTGCACACGCAGAGCCTGAGGCTGGGCTCCCTCTCCAAGCTGGCCGGGAACCCACGCAACATCCGCGAGGCGATTCTCGCGACCCGAGAGCTACTGCCCCTCGCCCAGGCGCGCGGCGTCGACTTGCGGCGGCATCGCGGCGACGTGCTGCCGTTCACGGCGCCTGTCTGGTTGGCGGCGCCGGTGCTCGCGACGCTGATGGGCCACTTCCCGCCCATGCGCAGGGTGATGGAGGCGCACGCCAACCCCGAGGAGCTTCGCGCGGTCTGCCGCGACACCCTGGCCGAGGCGCGCCGCCTGGGCGTGTCGGCGCCGCGACTTGAGGCGGCCGAGCCATATTTCGCTGTCGGGCAGAATTCAGGCCCGGTCTGA
- a CDS encoding TetR/AcrR family transcriptional regulator, whose product MTTTKPLRADARRNREALLAKARELFAEGRFDMRFDDFARLAGVGTGTLYRHFPTREALAEAVYREEITAMCARARELHTTLPAAAALAAFLREFVDHVHAHQGLARTLATQMAGRSDTLADGGRELGQVIADLLAAGIKDGTIRDDVGAGAVMMVLEGICTACAQPGSRDDADGAIALVLDGLRRPG is encoded by the coding sequence TTGACCACCACCAAGCCCCTGCGCGCCGACGCCCGGCGCAACCGTGAAGCGCTGCTCGCGAAGGCCCGTGAGCTCTTCGCCGAAGGCCGCTTCGACATGCGTTTCGATGACTTCGCGCGGCTGGCCGGCGTGGGCACGGGGACGCTGTACCGGCACTTTCCGACCCGCGAGGCGCTGGCCGAGGCCGTCTACCGTGAAGAGATCACAGCGATGTGCGCCCGCGCTCGCGAGCTGCACACCACGCTCCCCGCGGCGGCGGCGCTGGCAGCCTTCCTGCGGGAATTCGTGGATCATGTGCATGCCCACCAGGGCCTGGCCCGCACGCTCGCCACGCAGATGGCCGGACGTTCAGACACGCTCGCCGACGGCGGCCGGGAACTGGGCCAAGTCATCGCCGACCTGCTGGCCGCGGGCATCAAGGACGGGACCATCCGCGACGACGTGGGCGCCGGCGCCGTCATGATGGTCCTGGAGGGGATCTGCACGGCCTGTGCCCAGCCAGGCTCCCGGGACGACGCAGACGGCGCCATCGCCCTCGTGCTCGACGGGCTGCGCCGCCCCGGCTGA
- a CDS encoding GNAT family N-acetyltransferase, which yields MTAQTDTETVAQVADLFVAYRGFYGREGDDTAARAFLRARVERGDSLVWAVLDDGRAVAFTQVYPGHSSLRLHTTWQLNDLFVASDVRGGGAGVALVRHVLAEAAGAGAHEVRLETQRTNTRARALYERLGFGLAADAPQDGEFLTYTRAPEGSDG from the coding sequence GTGACCGCGCAGACGGACACCGAGACGGTGGCGCAGGTGGCTGACCTGTTCGTCGCCTACCGCGGCTTCTACGGACGCGAGGGCGACGATACCGCCGCGCGTGCGTTCCTGAGGGCCCGCGTCGAGCGCGGCGACTCCTTGGTGTGGGCCGTGCTCGACGACGGTCGCGCGGTCGCGTTCACGCAGGTGTACCCGGGCCACTCGTCCCTGCGGCTGCACACAACGTGGCAGCTCAACGACCTGTTCGTCGCCTCGGACGTCCGGGGCGGCGGAGCAGGCGTTGCTCTCGTCCGTCACGTCCTCGCGGAGGCCGCCGGCGCCGGTGCGCATGAGGTCAGGCTCGAGACGCAACGCACGAACACTCGCGCCCGCGCGCTGTACGAGCGGCTGGGCTTCGGCCTCGCCGCCGACGCCCCGCAGGACGGCGAGTTCCTCACCTACACGAGAGCCCCAGAGGGCAGCGATGGATGA
- the dnaB gene encoding replicative DNA helicase, with protein sequence MTIEELEYGGPPDTGHARGGFDRTPPQDVAAEQSVLGGMMISKDAIADVVEQLRGSDFYRPAHEAIYDAILDLYGRGEPADAVTVADELTKRGDMGRIGGAPYLHTLISMVPTAANAGYYARIVRERAVLRRLVEAGTRIVQLGYATDGGDVDEIVNNAQAEVYAVTEKRTTEDYHILGDVIGGTVDEIEAAGNRGEGMIGVPTGFADLDRLTNGLHPGQMIVLAARPAIGKSTLGIDIARSAAIRHNLASVVFSLEMGRNEITMRLLSAEARIHLQKMRTGQMGEDDWQKLAATMGKISEAPLFIDDSPNMSLMEIRAKCRRLKQKHDLKLVVIDYLQLMSSGKRVESRQQEVSEFSRALKLLAKEIEVPVIAISQLNRGPEQRTDKRPAMSDLRESGSIEQDADMVILLHREDAYEKESPRAGEADLIVAKHRNGPTDTITVAFQGHYSRFVDMQA encoded by the coding sequence GTGACGATCGAGGAGCTCGAGTACGGCGGCCCGCCCGACACCGGGCACGCCCGCGGCGGATTCGACCGGACGCCCCCGCAGGACGTCGCCGCAGAGCAGAGCGTGCTCGGCGGCATGATGATCTCGAAGGACGCCATCGCCGACGTCGTCGAGCAGCTGCGCGGCTCCGACTTCTACCGCCCCGCCCACGAGGCGATCTACGACGCGATCCTCGACCTGTACGGCCGCGGGGAGCCCGCCGACGCCGTCACCGTCGCCGACGAGCTGACCAAGCGCGGCGACATGGGCCGCATCGGCGGAGCCCCGTACCTGCACACCCTCATCTCGATGGTGCCCACCGCCGCGAACGCCGGGTACTACGCCCGCATCGTGCGCGAGCGTGCCGTGCTGCGCCGCCTCGTCGAGGCCGGCACCCGCATCGTCCAGCTCGGCTACGCCACGGACGGGGGCGACGTCGACGAGATCGTCAACAACGCCCAGGCCGAGGTCTACGCCGTCACCGAGAAGCGCACCACCGAGGACTACCACATCCTCGGCGACGTCATTGGCGGCACCGTCGACGAGATCGAGGCCGCCGGCAACCGCGGCGAGGGCATGATCGGCGTGCCCACCGGCTTCGCCGACCTCGACCGGCTGACCAATGGACTGCACCCGGGGCAAATGATTGTTTTGGCCGCGAGGCCTGCAATTGGAAAATCCACCCTGGGAATCGATATTGCACGTTCTGCGGCAATTCGACACAACCTGGCCTCGGTTGTGTTCTCGCTCGAGATGGGCCGCAACGAGATCACGATGCGCCTGCTCTCCGCCGAAGCGCGCATCCATCTGCAGAAGATGCGCACCGGGCAGATGGGCGAGGACGACTGGCAGAAGCTCGCCGCGACGATGGGCAAGATCTCCGAGGCGCCGCTGTTCATCGACGACTCGCCGAACATGTCGCTCATGGAGATCCGCGCGAAGTGCCGGCGGCTCAAGCAGAAGCACGACCTCAAGCTCGTGGTCATCGACTACCTGCAGCTCATGTCCTCCGGCAAGCGCGTCGAGTCCCGTCAGCAGGAGGTCTCGGAGTTCTCGCGTGCCCTCAAGCTCCTCGCCAAGGAGATCGAGGTCCCGGTCATCGCCATCTCGCAGCTGAACCGTGGCCCTGAGCAGCGCACCGACAAGCGCCCGGCGATGAGCGACCTTCGCGAATCCGGCTCTATCGAACAAGATGCCGACATGGTCATTCTTTTGCACCGCGAAGATGCCTACGAAAAGGAATCGCCCCGCGCGGGAGAGGCCGACCTCATTGTGGCCAAGCATCGTAATGGCCCGACGGACACCATCACCGTGGCATTCCAGGGCCACTACTCGCGGTTCGTCGACATGCAGGCGTAG
- a CDS encoding MATE family efflux transporter, translating to MNDIPKRGHRTSTVDRQILTLAVPALGALVAEPLFVLVDSAVVGRLGTDELAGLSLASTVLLTIVGLCVFLAYATTAAVARRTGSGDRAGALQLGVDGLWLAAGLGVLLAAATWAMAPWAVELLGARGEVATQAITYLRWSAPGLPGMLLVLAATGALRGMLDTRTPLVVAASGAVANAALNVTLVYGVGMGIAGSGFGTALTQLAMGATLVIVVVRGARAAGASLSPALGGILGNARAGLPLFIRTLSLRVAILLTVWVATGLGTVTLAGHQVVNAVWGLVAFALDALAIAAQALVGHALGAGDVAQARSLLRRTLQWGVGAGAVLGLLVGLGSGVLALAFSESGDVRHAVTVGLLVAAVTMPLAGWVFVLDGVLIGAGDGTFLAWAGLVTLAAYVPFALAVRAWAPPGAAGLAWLWAAFAGVFMMARAVTTGLRARGDRWAVSGA from the coding sequence TTGAACGACATCCCGAAGCGTGGACACCGCACGTCCACGGTCGACCGCCAGATCCTCACCCTGGCCGTCCCGGCCCTCGGCGCCCTCGTCGCAGAACCCCTGTTCGTGCTGGTCGACTCGGCCGTCGTCGGCCGCCTCGGCACCGACGAGCTGGCCGGGCTGTCGCTCGCCTCGACCGTCCTGCTGACCATCGTCGGCCTGTGCGTCTTCCTCGCGTACGCCACCACCGCGGCCGTCGCCCGGCGCACCGGGTCCGGCGACCGGGCAGGCGCCCTGCAGCTCGGCGTCGACGGCCTGTGGCTCGCCGCCGGGCTCGGCGTCCTACTGGCCGCGGCCACCTGGGCCATGGCGCCGTGGGCCGTCGAGCTGCTGGGCGCCCGCGGCGAGGTCGCGACCCAGGCGATCACCTATCTGCGCTGGTCGGCTCCCGGCCTGCCCGGGATGCTGCTAGTGCTCGCCGCCACCGGCGCCCTGCGCGGCATGCTCGACACCCGCACCCCCCTGGTCGTCGCGGCCTCCGGCGCCGTCGCCAACGCGGCCCTCAACGTGACCCTCGTCTACGGCGTCGGCATGGGCATCGCCGGGTCGGGCTTCGGCACGGCCCTCACCCAGCTCGCGATGGGCGCGACGCTCGTCATCGTCGTGGTGCGGGGCGCCAGGGCTGCCGGGGCGTCCCTGTCCCCCGCCCTCGGGGGCATCCTGGGCAATGCCCGTGCCGGCCTGCCCCTGTTCATCCGCACCCTGTCCCTGCGCGTCGCGATCCTGCTCACCGTGTGGGTCGCCACCGGCCTGGGCACCGTGACCCTGGCGGGCCACCAGGTGGTCAACGCCGTGTGGGGCCTGGTCGCCTTCGCCCTCGACGCCCTCGCGATCGCCGCGCAGGCCCTCGTGGGCCACGCCCTGGGCGCCGGTGACGTGGCACAGGCCCGCTCACTGCTGCGACGCACCCTGCAGTGGGGTGTCGGGGCGGGCGCGGTGCTCGGGCTCCTGGTGGGCCTGGGCAGCGGCGTGCTCGCCCTGGCGTTCTCGGAGTCCGGCGACGTGCGCCACGCCGTCACCGTGGGGTTGCTGGTCGCCGCGGTGACGATGCCGCTCGCCGGCTGGGTGTTCGTGCTCGACGGCGTGCTCATCGGCGCCGGCGACGGCACGTTCCTCGCGTGGGCGGGACTCGTGACCCTCGCCGCCTACGTCCCGTTCGCACTGGCCGTGCGGGCCTGGGCTCCCCCAGGCGCGGCCGGGCTGGCGTGGCTCTGGGCGGCCTTCGCAGGGGTGTTCATGATGGCGCGCGCCGTCACGACGGGCCTGCGGGCGCGCGGCGACCGGTGGGCCGTCAGCGGGGCCTGA
- the rplI gene encoding 50S ribosomal protein L9 — protein sequence MAKLILTHEVTGLGAPGDVVDVKDGYARNFLVPRGLATGWSKGAEKEIAAIRKARKAREIETLDEAKATRDSLQSKPVVVSAKAGESGRLFGAVTTAEIADAVKAAGGPSVDRRKIEVGQPIKAVGEFEVKVRLHADVSANVTVKVVAA from the coding sequence ATGGCCAAGCTCATCCTGACCCACGAGGTCACCGGTCTCGGTGCTCCGGGCGACGTGGTGGACGTGAAGGACGGGTACGCCCGCAACTTCCTCGTCCCCCGTGGCCTGGCCACCGGCTGGAGCAAGGGCGCCGAGAAGGAGATCGCCGCGATCCGCAAGGCCCGCAAGGCCCGCGAGATCGAGACGCTCGACGAGGCGAAGGCGACGCGTGACTCGCTGCAGTCCAAGCCGGTCGTCGTGTCGGCGAAGGCCGGCGAGTCCGGCCGTCTGTTCGGCGCCGTGACGACCGCTGAGATCGCTGACGCGGTCAAGGCTGCCGGCGGCCCGTCCGTCGACCGTCGCAAGATCGAGGTCGGTCAGCCGATCAAGGCTGTCGGCGAGTTCGAGGTCAAGGTCCGCCTGCACGCGGACGTCTCGGCGAACGTGACCGTCAAGGTCGTCGCCGCCTGA
- the rpsR gene encoding 30S ribosomal protein S18 — translation MAKAVVRKPKKKLNPLKAAKIDVVDYKDTALLRKFISDRGKIRARRVTGVTTQEQRAIARAVKNAREMALLPYSSSAR, via the coding sequence ATGGCCAAGGCCGTTGTTCGCAAGCCCAAGAAGAAGCTGAACCCGCTCAAGGCGGCGAAGATCGATGTCGTCGACTACAAGGACACCGCGCTGCTGCGCAAGTTCATCTCGGACCGCGGGAAGATCCGCGCACGCCGGGTGACCGGTGTCACCACCCAGGAGCAGCGCGCGATCGCGCGTGCCGTCAAGAACGCACGCGAGATGGCGCTCCTGCCGTACTCGTCGTCCGCTCGCTGA
- a CDS encoding single-stranded DNA-binding protein, giving the protein MAGETVITVIGNLTGDPELRFTPSGAAVANFTVASTPRTFDRQSNEWKDGDTLFLRCSIWREAAENVAESLTKGTRVIVTGRLVQRSYETREGEKRTVYELQVDEVGPSLRYASAKVTRAQRSGGGGGGFGGGGGGGFSGGGSSSGGGSQQDDPWATPAPGGSGGGFSDEPPF; this is encoded by the coding sequence ATGGCTGGCGAGACCGTCATCACGGTGATCGGGAACCTGACCGGGGACCCGGAGCTGCGCTTCACCCCGTCAGGGGCTGCCGTCGCCAACTTCACGGTGGCCTCCACCCCCCGCACCTTCGACCGTCAGTCGAACGAGTGGAAGGACGGCGACACGCTGTTCCTCCGCTGCTCGATCTGGCGCGAGGCTGCGGAGAACGTCGCTGAGTCACTCACCAAGGGCACCCGCGTCATCGTGACCGGTCGGCTCGTGCAGCGCTCCTACGAGACCCGCGAGGGCGAGAAGCGCACTGTGTACGAGCTGCAGGTCGACGAGGTCGGCCCGTCCCTGCGCTACGCCAGCGCCAAGGTCACCCGGGCCCAGCGCTCGGGTGGCGGCGGCGGTGGCTTCGGCGGAGGCGGCGGTGGCGGCTTCTCCGGTGGCGGCAGCTCGAGCGGTGGCGGCAGCCAGCAGGACGACCCGTGGGCCACGCCGGCCCCCGGCGGCTCCGGCGGCGGCTTCTCCGACGAGCCTCCGTTCTGA
- the rpsF gene encoding 30S ribosomal protein S6 encodes MSLRQYEIMIILDPEIEERTVAPSLDKYLSVIKTDGGTVDKVDIWGRRRLAYDIQKKSEGIYAVIDFTSTPATAKELDRQLGLNEVVLRTKVLRANA; translated from the coding sequence ATGAGCCTGCGTCAGTACGAGATCATGATCATCCTCGACCCCGAGATCGAAGAGCGCACGGTTGCTCCTTCGCTCGACAAGTACCTGTCCGTCATCAAGACCGATGGCGGCACGGTCGACAAGGTCGACATCTGGGGACGGCGCCGTCTGGCGTACGACATCCAGAAGAAGTCCGAGGGCATCTACGCGGTTATCGACTTCACGTCGACGCCCGCGACCGCCAAGGAGCTCGACCGTCAGCTGGGCCTCAACGAGGTCGTCCTGCGTACCAAGGTCCTTCGCGCCAACGCCTGA